One uncultured Caproiciproducens sp. DNA segment encodes these proteins:
- the ytaF gene encoding sporulation membrane protein YtaF, which yields MNVYLISVLLFALSANLDNFTVAITFGMRKIKFKFFINFLIAVITGVGTFFSMSIGRIIGHFFSVSVSNMIGSIILIAIGIWFLKDFFKKPKEKRERRQKEKVNLNDMLKDPGKADLDRSGTIDVGESAILALALTINNFGMGVGASISGLNICATTIFTFIISMFSITLGYHIGKSCIPQSLCKFVPLISGGIVIALGLFEMLV from the coding sequence ATGAATGTGTACCTGATATCCGTATTATTATTTGCGCTGTCGGCTAACCTTGACAATTTTACCGTGGCGATTACATTCGGAATGAGAAAAATAAAATTTAAATTCTTTATTAATTTTTTGATTGCCGTAATCACAGGTGTCGGCACTTTTTTTTCTATGTCAATCGGTCGAATAATCGGCCATTTTTTTTCTGTATCGGTATCCAACATGATCGGCAGTATAATACTGATTGCCATCGGGATCTGGTTCCTAAAGGATTTCTTTAAAAAGCCAAAAGAAAAGCGGGAGCGTCGGCAAAAAGAAAAAGTGAACCTCAATGATATGCTGAAAGATCCTGGGAAAGCGGATTTAGACCGTTCAGGCACAATTGATGTAGGCGAATCTGCGATTCTTGCCCTTGCATTGACAATCAATAATTTCGGCATGGGAGTGGGCGCAAGCATATCGGGGCTGAACATATGCGCCACAACTATTTTCACCTTTATAATCAGTATGTTTTCTATTACATTAGGCTACCATATCGGAAAAAGCTGTATTCCACAGTCACTCTGCAAATTTGTGCCGTTGATATCGGGCGGAATCGTAATCGCGCTCGGACTTTTTGAAATGCTGGTCTGA
- a CDS encoding undecaprenyl diphosphate synthase family protein, which translates to MNNSAFGRLPQHIGIIPDGNRRWAEKNGYEKQDGYKFGINPGFELYKMCLELGIKEMTFYGFTIDNTKRPAIQTKAFQSACVDAVLNLANQDADLLIVGNTDSPLFPKELLPYSKRVRFGRGLMKINFLVNYGWNWDLNCSLKNNGTNSTGNMANTIASSDISRIDLIIRWGGRRRLSGFLPVQSIYADIYVLDDLWPDFKPEQFYQALEWYQEQDVTLGG; encoded by the coding sequence ATGAACAATTCAGCTTTCGGCAGACTTCCACAGCATATTGGAATTATCCCAGACGGCAACAGAAGATGGGCTGAAAAAAACGGGTATGAAAAACAGGACGGGTACAAGTTTGGTATCAATCCGGGATTTGAGCTCTACAAAATGTGCCTTGAGCTCGGCATCAAAGAAATGACCTTTTACGGATTTACAATCGACAATACCAAACGTCCTGCCATTCAGACGAAAGCGTTTCAAAGCGCCTGTGTTGACGCGGTTCTTAACCTTGCGAATCAGGATGCCGACCTTTTAATTGTAGGCAATACGGATTCCCCATTATTCCCTAAAGAACTTCTGCCCTATTCCAAGAGAGTGCGGTTTGGCCGCGGCCTGATGAAAATCAATTTTCTTGTAAACTATGGGTGGAACTGGGATTTAAACTGTTCATTGAAAAACAACGGTACCAATTCTACCGGAAACATGGCAAACACAATCGCATCTTCCGACATTTCAAGAATCGACCTGATTATACGCTGGGGCGGAAGACGCCGGCTGAGCGGATTTCTTCCCGTGCAGTCTATTTATGCGGACATTTACGTGCTTGACGATCTGTGGCCGGATTTTAAGCCCGAACAGTTTTATCAGGCCCTTGAATGGTATCAGGAGCAGGATGTTACCCTGGGCGGCTAA